The following coding sequences are from one Dehalococcoidia bacterium window:
- a CDS encoding universal stress protein, which translates to MRNSGPILVPLDGSDLAEGAVPYAVALARALKERVVLFTAWEGTESELGANFPSMAMEVEQKATTHFTDYLEAVKQRIGDGVDVETVIRAGDGGVEILKAANETGARQLVIATHGRSGIGRWLYGSTAGHLLRSADVPVVAVGPQALEKPKADIAVKHILVPLDGSDMSEMAIPVGVGLAKAFGARVSLVRVVRWAVQAYPYTLPDAYLPQVDEELEAGAKKYLQRKESEIKDVEARAFVIRGAVAEGLQEFIDKEAADFVVMTTHARAGLARLALGSVADRMLQAPVPVMLVRPEVAGS; encoded by the coding sequence ATGCGTAATAGCGGACCAATTCTTGTGCCACTCGATGGCTCCGACCTCGCGGAGGGCGCTGTTCCGTACGCGGTTGCGCTGGCGCGGGCGCTGAAAGAACGCGTCGTGCTCTTCACCGCGTGGGAAGGCACCGAGAGCGAACTCGGCGCGAACTTCCCCTCGATGGCCATGGAGGTGGAGCAAAAGGCCACCACGCACTTCACGGACTACCTCGAGGCCGTCAAGCAGCGCATCGGTGATGGGGTTGATGTCGAGACCGTGATCCGCGCCGGGGACGGGGGCGTGGAGATCCTGAAAGCCGCCAACGAGACAGGTGCACGCCAGCTCGTTATCGCCACGCATGGCCGCTCCGGCATCGGGCGCTGGTTGTACGGAAGCACGGCCGGACATCTGCTCCGCAGCGCCGATGTGCCGGTCGTCGCGGTGGGACCGCAGGCACTGGAGAAGCCGAAGGCCGACATCGCGGTGAAGCACATTCTCGTTCCGCTCGACGGCTCCGACATGTCCGAGATGGCGATACCCGTTGGGGTGGGGCTCGCGAAGGCGTTCGGCGCTCGCGTCAGCCTGGTACGCGTGGTGCGTTGGGCAGTGCAGGCCTATCCGTACACCCTGCCCGATGCCTACCTGCCGCAGGTCGATGAGGAACTGGAGGCCGGCGCGAAGAAATACCTCCAACGCAAAGAGTCCGAGATCAAGGATGTCGAGGCGCGCGCCTTCGTCATTCGCGGGGCAGTCGCCGAAGGCCTTCAGGAGTTCATTGACAAGGAAGCTGCTGACTTTGTCGTCATGACGACCCATGCGCGCGCCGGGTTGGCGCGACTGGCGCTCGGCAGCGTCGCTGATCGGATGTTGCAGGCGCCCGTCCCGGTCATGCTCGTGCGCCCGGAGGTAGCTGGATCATGA
- a CDS encoding biotin transporter BioY — translation MLNVQTMRTNTLSARLVPETWLNNIVLIIAGSLFMAASAQFSYQFSFSTVPVTGQTFAVLLIGALFGSRLGAATLIAYVAEGAMGAPFFAQAKGGIAAIATPSGGYILGFILMAYVVGWFAERGWDRSRWIVLPMLLGNAILYIPGVIWLHQQFHIVGVPISWDTALNYGLWPFIAGDLAKLVAASLVVPAGWSLVENFRPGTGRSAPPGKP, via the coding sequence ATGCTCAACGTCCAAACGATGCGGACGAATACACTGTCCGCGCGCCTCGTCCCGGAGACGTGGCTCAACAACATCGTACTGATCATTGCGGGCAGCCTGTTCATGGCTGCAAGCGCTCAATTCAGCTACCAGTTCTCGTTCAGCACGGTGCCCGTCACCGGCCAAACATTTGCCGTGCTGCTGATCGGCGCGCTGTTCGGCAGCCGGCTGGGCGCCGCGACGCTGATCGCCTACGTCGCAGAGGGCGCTATGGGCGCGCCGTTCTTCGCTCAGGCTAAGGGTGGCATCGCCGCCATCGCGACTCCCTCCGGCGGCTACATCCTGGGCTTCATCCTCATGGCGTACGTCGTCGGCTGGTTCGCCGAGCGCGGCTGGGATCGCTCTCGCTGGATCGTGCTGCCCATGCTGCTCGGGAACGCGATTCTCTATATTCCGGGCGTCATTTGGCTGCATCAGCAGTTTCACATCGTGGGTGTGCCGATATCGTGGGATACCGCGCTCAACTATGGCCTGTGGCCGTTCATTGCGGGCGATCTTGCCAAGCTGGTTGCAGCGTCGCTCGTCGTTCCGGCCGGATGGTCGCTTGTCGAGAACTTTCGCCCGGGAACGGGCCGATCGGCACCACCGGGGAAGCCGTAG
- a CDS encoding SH3 domain-containing protein produces MRFLPGPDTRAAVVKHPVVLAGVAVVALLGLTAGVLVIIDSARDGTASGQQVIVETKTETPGPRSKTAIALGVSGRTKSVTAVRFAPGRSTQVLGTLPSGRDVQIDGRTSDDGWYRIIFPPNSELHGWVETDALEVTGDPLTLVVATAEPPIQVELPTEPASRFTPQVEETPVETPTPELTPLPGLPDLVVGTTPIITSGKLFVTVVNQGEGPMTGDLVVAVFNADGTALLGGATLPAFTLDAGLSVDVGTGFDVLSDMTLLLVVDPNGEIEEADNTNNQIVVSIVTGNPPPPPEVPPVDVSPQSAETPASTVLDRGAR; encoded by the coding sequence ATGAGATTCCTTCCCGGCCCCGACACGCGTGCGGCCGTCGTCAAGCATCCTGTTGTGCTCGCCGGAGTGGCCGTCGTGGCGCTGCTCGGGCTGACCGCGGGTGTGCTCGTCATCATCGACAGCGCGCGCGACGGTACCGCGAGCGGGCAGCAGGTGATCGTCGAAACGAAGACGGAAACGCCCGGCCCCCGCTCGAAAACGGCCATTGCTCTGGGCGTTTCAGGACGCACGAAGAGCGTGACGGCGGTCCGGTTCGCGCCGGGCAGAAGTACCCAGGTGCTTGGCACCCTGCCCTCCGGTCGCGACGTGCAGATCGATGGCCGGACGAGCGACGACGGTTGGTACCGCATCATTTTCCCGCCGAATTCGGAGTTACATGGCTGGGTGGAGACCGACGCCCTTGAGGTGACGGGCGATCCCCTGACGCTTGTCGTCGCCACGGCGGAACCACCGATCCAGGTCGAATTGCCGACGGAGCCGGCGAGCCGTTTCACGCCGCAGGTCGAAGAGACGCCGGTCGAAACGCCGACGCCTGAACTCACACCGCTGCCCGGCCTGCCCGATCTCGTCGTGGGGACGACGCCGATCATCACCAGCGGAAAGCTATTTGTCACCGTTGTCAACCAGGGCGAAGGACCGATGACCGGCGATCTCGTCGTGGCTGTCTTCAATGCCGATGGCACGGCCCTGCTTGGCGGCGCCACGCTTCCCGCATTTACCCTCGATGCCGGCCTGAGCGTCGATGTCGGCACCGGCTTCGATGTCTTGAGCGATATGACGTTGCTGCTCGTCGTTGATCCGAACGGTGAGATCGAAGAGGCAGACAACACGAACAACCAGATCGTCGTGTCGATCGTCACCGGTAACCCGCCGCCCCCACCGGAAGTGCCGCCCGTCGATGTATCTCCCCAATCTGCGGAGACCCCGGCCTCGACCGTTCTAGACAGAGGCGCGAGATAA
- a CDS encoding DinB family protein, which produces MRPATKGGACSLTRCIGDAEPCGAISRLRYNEPTFQYHSATKLAAWVRVAGQRMTVSQLRSALQGSRSRLFELIRGLSEEQFRFAPASEQWTIAVHLAHLLRVERLFAERAARALTEADPHMSSTGVHNDDDPALAQHLAVPQIIHGMQAARRDLEQILDTCDGAGLEHAIVHERIGHMTVRQIMTKMAEHEQEHAENIAQLARQARGASRVIIPLKPRS; this is translated from the coding sequence TTGCGTCCGGCAACAAAAGGTGGCGCTTGCTCCCTGACGAGGTGCATAGGTGACGCCGAGCCTTGCGGGGCGATCTCGCGCCTGCGCTACAATGAGCCAACTTTCCAATACCATTCCGCAACGAAACTCGCCGCATGGGTGAGAGTCGCCGGCCAGAGGATGACGGTTTCACAACTGCGTTCCGCCCTGCAAGGAAGCCGGAGCCGGCTCTTTGAACTCATCCGCGGGCTGAGCGAAGAACAGTTTCGCTTCGCGCCGGCGAGCGAGCAATGGACAATCGCCGTACACCTGGCCCACTTGTTGCGGGTCGAGCGACTGTTCGCCGAGCGTGCAGCACGCGCGTTGACCGAGGCCGATCCGCACATGTCAAGCACGGGCGTCCACAACGACGACGATCCGGCGCTGGCGCAACACCTGGCCGTGCCCCAGATCATCCATGGCATGCAGGCCGCGCGGCGCGACCTGGAACAGATACTTGACACTTGCGACGGCGCCGGACTCGAACACGCGATCGTACACGAGCGGATCGGACACATGACTGTGCGGCAGATCATGACCAAGATGGCCGAGCACGAACAGGAACACGCGGAGAACATCGCGCAACTCGCCCGACAAGCACGGGGCGCGAGTCGTGTAATCATCCCTCTGAAGCCGCGTTCATAA
- the dnaG gene encoding DNA primase, with amino-acid sequence MSVVEDIKQRIDIVDLVSQYVALKRAGRGYTAPCPFHTERTPSFHVDPQRQSWHCFGACGTGGDIFAFIMKKDSVDFPEAKRLLAERAGVALETRRDPQEDARRGRLFELNEAASAFFHAMLLTDDAQGANTAQAYLGERTMTQASVDRFQIGYAPSSWDALKLHLQGRGFTPQEALTAGLTIEGERGPYDRFRHRLMFPIRDDRGRVAGFGGRVLPGDAPGAREGEHQPKYVNTSQSPIFDKGSILYALDLAKDPIRSEGRAVIVEGYMDVIAAHEHGFTNVVASMGTALTERQVGLLKRHTRNLILALDADDAGSEATLRGVQVVAESVDRDSEPQVNWRGVIRQQEILAADIRVLTMPEGRDPDDVIRNEPARWAQLVDTAMPVLDYLFDAAARKHDLTSPRERSAAVSDLAPMIASISDRVVQSHYLQRLSRMVQVDEQTLRLELRRPIRKTSISESPSAPAARADAGRDRKEEFCLALLFKYPELRAEGLGFDPDLFAYSENRALFETWVGWANSGEPLEGSLSPDLRPQYERVLSVAVPAYDDDSLIKALHDNVHRIEEQRLRFAKRASAAVLAEIAAADGATIAERALSVWQTGNMEQETAVDEADPAVAFVEDMEAGRKVHERVLGQHRSTEHPAR; translated from the coding sequence ATGAGCGTCGTCGAGGACATCAAACAGCGGATTGACATCGTCGACCTCGTCTCGCAGTACGTTGCGCTGAAGCGTGCCGGGCGTGGCTATACGGCGCCTTGCCCGTTCCATACGGAACGCACGCCGTCGTTCCACGTCGACCCGCAGCGCCAGAGCTGGCACTGCTTCGGCGCCTGCGGCACGGGAGGCGACATCTTCGCGTTCATCATGAAGAAGGACAGCGTCGACTTCCCGGAAGCGAAGCGGCTGCTCGCCGAACGTGCCGGCGTCGCGCTCGAGACGCGTCGCGACCCGCAGGAAGACGCCCGCCGCGGCCGTCTCTTCGAGCTGAATGAAGCCGCCTCCGCCTTCTTCCACGCGATGCTCCTGACTGACGATGCCCAGGGCGCGAACACCGCGCAGGCGTATCTTGGCGAACGGACGATGACGCAGGCCTCTGTGGACCGCTTCCAGATCGGGTATGCGCCGAGTAGCTGGGATGCGCTGAAGCTGCACCTGCAGGGTCGCGGCTTCACGCCGCAGGAAGCCCTGACGGCCGGGCTCACGATCGAGGGAGAACGCGGCCCATATGACCGCTTCCGTCACAGGCTTATGTTCCCCATTCGCGACGACCGCGGGCGCGTGGCGGGATTTGGGGGGCGCGTGCTGCCGGGCGACGCGCCGGGCGCCCGTGAAGGAGAACATCAGCCGAAGTACGTCAACACGTCACAATCGCCGATCTTTGACAAGGGATCGATCCTCTACGCGCTCGACCTGGCGAAGGACCCTATTCGCAGCGAGGGCCGCGCGGTCATCGTCGAAGGGTACATGGACGTGATCGCGGCTCACGAGCACGGCTTCACGAACGTCGTGGCTTCAATGGGCACTGCGCTCACCGAACGGCAGGTCGGCCTGTTGAAACGACACACGCGCAACCTGATCCTCGCGCTCGATGCGGACGACGCTGGCAGCGAGGCGACACTGCGCGGCGTACAGGTCGTCGCCGAGTCGGTCGATCGCGACAGCGAACCGCAGGTGAACTGGCGGGGAGTGATTCGTCAACAGGAGATCCTCGCCGCTGACATCCGTGTGCTGACCATGCCCGAAGGTCGCGACCCCGACGATGTGATCCGAAACGAGCCGGCGCGTTGGGCACAACTCGTCGACACGGCAATGCCGGTGCTGGACTATCTGTTCGATGCAGCGGCGCGCAAGCATGACCTGACATCGCCGCGTGAACGGTCGGCGGCGGTAAGCGATCTGGCGCCGATGATCGCCTCGATCAGCGACCGGGTCGTGCAGTCGCATTACCTCCAGCGGTTGTCCCGCATGGTCCAGGTAGACGAGCAGACGCTGCGGCTGGAATTACGGCGCCCGATTCGGAAAACGTCAATCAGTGAATCTCCGAGCGCACCTGCAGCGCGCGCTGATGCGGGGCGCGACCGCAAGGAGGAGTTTTGTCTGGCTTTGCTTTTCAAGTATCCTGAGCTACGCGCCGAGGGGTTAGGGTTTGATCCTGACCTCTTCGCTTATAGCGAGAACCGTGCGCTGTTCGAGACGTGGGTCGGTTGGGCTAACAGTGGGGAGCCGTTGGAAGGATCGCTCAGTCCGGACTTGCGTCCACAGTATGAGCGCGTGCTTTCAGTCGCAGTTCCAGCTTACGACGACGACTCACTGATCAAAGCGTTGCACGACAACGTGCACCGCATCGAAGAGCAGCGTCTACGGTTCGCGAAGCGGGCGAGCGCCGCCGTACTCGCGGAAATTGCCGCCGCCGACGGCGCGACAATCGCCGAACGCGCGTTGTCCGTGTGGCAGACGGGTAACATGGAGCAAGAGACCGCCGTTGACGAGGCTGATCCGGCCGTCGCCTTCGTCGAAGACATGGAAGCTGGACGAAAAGTCCACGAACGTGTTTTGGGACAGCATCGCAGTACCGAGCACCCCGCCCGGTGA